From a single Raphanus sativus cultivar WK10039 chromosome 3, ASM80110v3, whole genome shotgun sequence genomic region:
- the LOC130509829 gene encoding conserved oligomeric Golgi complex subunit 4-like: MVENVRKAIRIDEHVPDSLTTSMVDDVFYVLQSCLRRAISTSNISSVIAVLSNAGSLLANDYHEALQQKIREPNLGARLFLGGIGVENTGTEIATALNNMDVSCEYILKLKHEIEEQCTEVFPAPADRERIKSCLSELGELSNTFKQLLNSGMEQLVATVTPRIRPVLDTVATISYELTETEYAENEVNDPWVQRLLHSVETNAAWLQPLMTSNNYDSFLHLIIDFIVKRLEVIMMQKRFSQLGGLQLDRDTRALVSHFSGMTQRTVRDKFARLTQMATILNLEKVSEILDFWGENSGPMTWRLTPAEVRRVLGLRVEFKPESIAALKL; the protein is encoded by the exons ATGGTTGAGAATGTGAGGAAAGCTATAAGGATCGATGAGCATGTACCGGACAGTCTTACAACTTCGATGGTGGACGATGTGTTCTACGTGTTGCAGAGCTGTCTGAGGAGAGCGATTTCGACTTCCAACATCAGCTCTGTGATTGCTGTGTTGAGCAATGCTGGTAGCTTGTTGGCTAATGATTACCATGAAGCTTTGCAGCAGAAGATTAGAGAGCCGAACCTTGGTGCTAGGTTGTTCTTGGGTGGTATTGGTGTGGAAAACACTGGAACTGAGATTGCAACTGCTTTGAACAATATGGATGTGAGCTGCGAGTACATTCTCAAACTCAAACACGAAATCGAGGAGCAATGTACTGAG GTGTTTCCTGCACCAGCAGATCGAGAGAGGATAAAGTCATGTCTATCCGAGTTAGGCGAGCTAAGCAACACGTTCAAGCAGCTACTCAACTCAGGCATGGAACAGCTAGTAGCAACCGTAACACCAAGAATCCGTCCGGTTCTAGACACTGTAGCTACCATAAGCTACGAGCTGACAGAAACAGAGTATGCAGAGAACGAGGTGAACGACCCGTGGGTCCAACGACTTCTCCACTCGGTGGAAACGAACGCTGCGTGGCTCCAACCACTGATGACATCAAACAACTACGACTCGTTTCTGCATCTCATAATAGATTTCATAGTGAAGAGACTTGAAGTGATAATGATGCAGAAACGGTTTAGCCAGCTTGGTGGTCTTCAGCTAGACCGGGACACGAGGGCTTTGGTTAGCCATTTCTCGGGTATGACTCAGAGAACGGTGAGAGATAAGTTCGCTCGGTTAACTCAAATGGCGACGATACTTAACTTGGAGAAGGTCTCGGAGATTTTGGACTTCTGGGGAGAGAACTCAGGACCCATGACTTGGAGACTCACACCGGCTGAGGTTAGACGGGTCTTGGGTCTTCGGGTAGAGTTTAAACCCGAATCTATTGCTGCTCTCAAGTTGTGA
- the LOC130509831 gene encoding uncharacterized protein LOC130509831 isoform X1 has product MSRPLPLDEMMAALKEKHKTSHFWKIENFSLVKKHINRVESSVFYLGGYRWKLTMLPYGLEGNVFHNVALVLERQFPSLIIQLTVELFVVNQLSQIWHSSGNIVLPVDRNWVWDPNLMSHANSEYLGQLVGDCCIFGVRLFGVETAACGTAECFSVIEKPLNHKVTWMMNRFSSFEPEKAHHSNEFVVGNRKWRIQVHPRGFKEGKDKSFSVYLVGGEFVNNVPHVANTYAMFKLRVLDQVNRNHLESRVFGWLGGNSDVIQGYPEFMPLSKLGEPYLVNDKLYVGVEFELISVTNYC; this is encoded by the exons ATGTCACGACCACTACCCCTTGatg AAATGATGGCAGcgttaaaagaaaaacacaaaacaagTCACTTCTGGAAGATAGAAAATTTCTCTTTAGTCAAAAAACACATCAACAGGGTCGAATCCTCTGTTTTTTATCTTGGTGGTTACAGATG GAAACTCACGATGCTCCCATATGGGTTGGAGGGTAATGTCTTTCATAATGTCGCCTTGGTCTTAGAGAGGCAATTCCCCTCCTTAATTATTCAACTTACAGTTGAGTTATTTGTCGTTAATCAACTATCGCAAATATGGCATTCGTCAG GAAACATAGTCTTACCAGTAGACCGGAACTGGGTTTGGGATCCAAATTTGATGTCACATGCCAATTCTGAGTACCTAGGGCAACTCGTTGGAGATTGTTGTATCTTTGGTGTCAGGCTTTTTGGGGTTGAAACTGCGGCTTGTGGAACAGCTGAATGTTTTAGCGTGATTGAGAAACCTCTCAATCACAAAGTCACTTGGATGATGAACAGGTTCTCGTCTTTCGAGCCTGAAAAGGCTCATCATTCTAATGAATTTGTCGTTGGAAACCGGAAATG GAGAATTCAAGTGCACCCAAGAGGGTTTAAAGAGGGAAAAGACAAATCATTTTCTGTGTATCTAGTAGGAGGAGAGTTTGTCAACAATGTGCCGCATGTGGCAAACACTTACGCCATGTTTAAGCTGCGTGTGTTGGATCAAGTTAACCGCAATCATTTGGAGAGCCGTG tttttggTTGGCTTGGTGGAAATTCTGATGTAATCCAAGGATATCCAGAATTTATGCCTCTGTCAAAACTTGGTGAACCTTATCTGGTGAACGATAAGTTATATGTGGGAGTTGAGTTTGAATTAATCTCTGTGACTAATTATTGTTAG
- the LOC130509831 gene encoding MATH domain and coiled-coil domain-containing protein At3g58200-like isoform X2, translating to MYENRKLTMLPYGLEGNVFHNVALVLERQFPSLIIQLTVELFVVNQLSQIWHSSGNIVLPVDRNWVWDPNLMSHANSEYLGQLVGDCCIFGVRLFGVETAACGTAECFSVIEKPLNHKVTWMMNRFSSFEPEKAHHSNEFVVGNRKWRIQVHPRGFKEGKDKSFSVYLVGGEFVNNVPHVANTYAMFKLRVLDQVNRNHLESRVFGWLGGNSDVIQGYPEFMPLSKLGEPYLVNDKLYVGVEFELISVTNYC from the exons ATG TATGAAAACAGGAAACTCACGATGCTCCCATATGGGTTGGAGGGTAATGTCTTTCATAATGTCGCCTTGGTCTTAGAGAGGCAATTCCCCTCCTTAATTATTCAACTTACAGTTGAGTTATTTGTCGTTAATCAACTATCGCAAATATGGCATTCGTCAG GAAACATAGTCTTACCAGTAGACCGGAACTGGGTTTGGGATCCAAATTTGATGTCACATGCCAATTCTGAGTACCTAGGGCAACTCGTTGGAGATTGTTGTATCTTTGGTGTCAGGCTTTTTGGGGTTGAAACTGCGGCTTGTGGAACAGCTGAATGTTTTAGCGTGATTGAGAAACCTCTCAATCACAAAGTCACTTGGATGATGAACAGGTTCTCGTCTTTCGAGCCTGAAAAGGCTCATCATTCTAATGAATTTGTCGTTGGAAACCGGAAATG GAGAATTCAAGTGCACCCAAGAGGGTTTAAAGAGGGAAAAGACAAATCATTTTCTGTGTATCTAGTAGGAGGAGAGTTTGTCAACAATGTGCCGCATGTGGCAAACACTTACGCCATGTTTAAGCTGCGTGTGTTGGATCAAGTTAACCGCAATCATTTGGAGAGCCGTG tttttggTTGGCTTGGTGGAAATTCTGATGTAATCCAAGGATATCCAGAATTTATGCCTCTGTCAAAACTTGGTGAACCTTATCTGGTGAACGATAAGTTATATGTGGGAGTTGAGTTTGAATTAATCTCTGTGACTAATTATTGTTAG
- the LOC108845720 gene encoding uncharacterized protein LOC108845720, with protein MAMFVRRAASTRNAIAFLRIFSSSSSYSSLVVGRDFFSHKATLRNAPDLDLDLRLPSSFLRDSRRGFAKGKKPKDDCGLVDVSPDIGPSVKATATCQMEAAIDALSRDLTKLRTGRAAPGMLDHIVVETGGGLKMPLNHLALVSVLDPKTLSINPYHHDTVKELEKAIVSSPLGLNPKLDGQRLIASIPPLTKEHVQAMCKIVTKSSEVVKQSIRRARQKALDTIKKSASGLPKDEVKRLEKDVEELTKKFVKSADDMCKSKANEITTQT; from the exons ATGGCTATGTTCGTGAGACGAGCTGCATCTACACGAAATGCGATTGCCTTTCTCAGAatattctcctcctcctcctcctactctTCCTTAGTTGTTGGCCGCGATTTCTTCTCGCACAAGGCCACCCTCAGAAATGCTCCAgatttggatttggatttgAGATTGCCCAGTAGTTTTCTCAGAGATTCTCGTCGAGGCTTCGCCAAAGGCAAAAAACCAA AGGATGATTGTGGATTGGTGGACGTGTCTCCGGATATTGGGCCTAGCGTCAAAGCCACAGCCACTTGTCAGATGGAGGCTGCCATTGATGCCTTGTCTCGGGATCTCACTAAACTCAGAACTGGAAGAGCTGCTCCAG GAATGCTTGATCATATTGTTGTTGaaactggtggtggtctcaaAATGCCTCTCAATCACTTGGCTTTGGTCTCTGTCCTCGATCCTAAAACACTCTCTATCAATCCTTACCATCATGAT ACTGTTAAAGAGCTTGAGAAAGCAATTGTCTCATCTCCATTAGGATTAAACCCAAAACTGGATGGCCAAAGACTTATTGCATCTATCCCTCC ATTGACCAAGGAGCATGTTCAG GCAATGTGCAAGATTGTAACCAAGTCCAGTGAAGTTGTCAAGCAAAGCATAAGAAGGGCACGTCAAAAG GCACTGGACACAATAAAGAAATCAGCCTCAGGTCTACCAAAAGATGAAGTGAAAAGGCTGGAGAAGGAT GTAGAAGAGTTGACGAAGAAGTTTGTAAAGTCAGCAGATGACATGTGCAAGTCCAAAGCGAATGAGATCACCACCCAAACTTGA
- the LOC108845723 gene encoding 60S acidic ribosomal protein P1-2: MSTVGELACSYAVMILEDEGIAITSDKIATIVKASGVEIESYWPMLFAKMAEKRNVTDLIMNVGAGGGGGGAPVAAAAPAAAGGAAAAAPAKEEKKDEPAEESDGDLGFGLFD, encoded by the exons ATGTCGACAGTCGGAGAACTTGCTTGCAGCTACGCTGTTATGATCCTTGAAGACGAGGGCATTGCCATCACT TCCGACAAGATTGCGACTATCGTGAAAGCCTCTGGTGTCGAGATTGAGTCATACTGGCCAATGCTATTCGCCAAGATGGCTGAGAAGCGTAACGTCACTGACCTCATCATGAACGTTGGTGCTGGGGGCGGTGGAGGTGGTGCACCTGTTGCTGCTGCCGCACCCGCTGCTGCTGGAGGAGCCGCAGCTGCTGCCCCTGccaaggaggagaagaag GATGAACCAGCGGAAGAGAGCGATGGAGATCTTGGATTCGGCTTGTTCGATTAG